One window from the genome of Procambarus clarkii isolate CNS0578487 chromosome 90, FALCON_Pclarkii_2.0, whole genome shotgun sequence encodes:
- the LOC138359420 gene encoding A-kinase anchor protein 5-like: MTGVPRKLASKQGLVKQAKGLLVKQAKGLHVKQAKDLLVKQAKDLLVKQAKDLLVKQAKALLVKQAKDLLVKQVKDLLVKQAKDLLVKQAKDLLVKQAKDLLVKQAKALLVKQAKDLLVKQAKDLLVKQEKGLLGRQEKGLLVKQAKDLLVKQAKDLLVKQAKDLVVKQAKDLLVKQAKDLLFKQVLVEVKSVLVEVKPVLVEVKPVLEVVKPVLVVVKPVLVVVKPVLVEVKPVLEVVKPVLVVVKPVLVH; encoded by the exons ATGACCGGAGTGCCACG TAAGCTAGCAAGTAAGCAAGGACTTGTGAAGCAAGCAAAGGGCTTACTTGTGAAGCAAGCAAAGGGCTTACATGTGAAGCAAGCAAAGGACTTACTTGTCAAGCAAGCAAAGGACTTACTTGTCAAGCAAGCAAAGGACTTACTTGTCAAGCAAGCAAAGGCCTTACTTGTCAAGCAAGCAAAGGACTTACTTGTCAAGCAAGTAAAGGACTTACTTGTCAAGCAAGCAAAGGACTTACTTGTCAAGCAAGCAAAGGACTTACTTGTCAAGCAAGCAAAGGACTTACTTGTCAAGCAAGCAAAGGCCTTACTTGTCAAGCAAGCAAAGGACTTACTTGTCAAGCAAGCAAAGGACTTACTTGTCAAGCAAGAAAAGGGCTTACTTGGGAGGCAAGAAAAGGGTTTACTTGTCAAGCAAGCAAAGGACTTACTTGTCAAGCAAGCAAAGGACTTACTTGTCAAGCAAGCAAAGGACTTAGTTGTCAAGCAAGCAAAGGACTTACTTGTCAAGCAAGCAAAGGACTTACTTTTCAAGCAA GTTCTTGTAGAAGTCAAATCAGTTCTTGTAGAAGTCAAACCAGTTCTTGTAGAAGTCAAACCAGTTCTTGAAGTAGTCAAACCAGTTCTTGTAGTAGTCAAACCAGTTCTTGTAGTAGTCAAACCAGTTCTTGTAGAAGTCAAACCAGTTCTTGAAGTAGTCAAACCAGTTCTTGTAGTAGTCAAACCAGTTCTTGTA caTTGA